A window of the Gasterosteus aculeatus chromosome 21, fGasAcu3.hap1.1, whole genome shotgun sequence genome harbors these coding sequences:
- the LOC120814852 gene encoding neutral cholesterol ester hydrolase 1, which yields MRLLLAGAALLSAAAYYVYLPLPGGVCEPVKLMLLDALFRSFIQASDVAHALGVCHRVHLLNRVVSWVEEVEARSCSAVHVTDSQLGGVPARVFQPKGGRRLKRGVVYFHGGGWALGSGRMRSYDRLCRKMAEDLDCVVVSVDYRLAPEAVFPDQYHDALAAARAFLSAPVLERYGVDPQRLCVSGDSAGGNLAAAVAQELGSDGGAAPRFKLQALIYPVLQALDFHTASYQQNQAVPILHRPLMARFWLQYLGADASLEPLLLANNHSALDQRAKLDWTALLPAERRKHFRPVVREGGAAGALPGLTDPRAAPLLAESAVLSATPKAYVMTCEFDVLRDDGLMYARRLRDAGVAVTSDHYEDGFHGCMVFAFPPVASAVGRRSINGYVRWLDQNL from the exons ATGAGGCTCCTTCTGGCCGGCGCCGCGCTGCTCTCAGCGGCCGCGTACTACGTCTACCTCCCGCTGCCCGGAGGGGTCTGCGAGCCCGTCAAGCTGATGCTGCTGGACGCGCTGTTCCGGAGCTTCATTCaggcg AGCGACGTGGCTCACGCGCTGGGCGTGTGCCACCGGGTGCACCTGCTGAACCGGGTGGTGTcctgggtggaggaggtggaggctcgATCCTGCTCCGCCGTGCACGTGACCGACTCCCAGCTGGGCGGCGTGCCGGCCCGAGTCTTCCAGCCGAAGGGGGGCAGGCGGCTGAAGAGGGGGGTCGTATACTTCCACGGGGGAGGGTGGGCGCTGGGCAGCGGAC GGATGCGGTCATATGACCGTCTCTGCAGGAAAATGGCGGAGGACCTGGACTGCGTGGTCGTGTCGGTGGA CTACCGCCTGGCCCCGGAGGCGGTGTTTCCGGATCAGTACCACGACGCGCTGGCGGCGGCGCGGGCCTTCCTGTCAGCTCCGGTCCTGGAGCGCTACGGCGTGGACCCGCAGAGGCTGTGCGTGTCCGGGGACAGCGCCGGGGGGAACCTGGCCGCCGCGGTGGCCCAAGAG CTCGGCTCGGACGGCGGCGCGGCGCCGAGGTTCAAGCTGCAGGCGCTGATCTACCCGGTGCTGCAGGCGCTGGACTTCCACACCGCGTCCTACCAGCAGAACCAGGCCGTGCCCATCCTCCACCGGCCCCTCATGGCCCGCTTCTGGCTGCAGTACCTGGGCGCCGACGCCTCCCTGGAGCCCCTCCTGCTCGCCAACAACCACAGCGCCCTGGACCAGCGCGCCAAGCTGGACTGGACCGCGCTGCTGCCGGCGGAGCGCAGGAAGCACTTCCGGCCCGTGGTGAGGGAAGGAGGCGCGGCGGGCGCGTTGCCGGGGCTGACGGACCCCCGGGCGGCGCCGCTGCTGGCGGAGAGCGCCGTGCTGAGCGCGACGCCCAAAGCCTACGTGATGACCTGCGAGTTCGACGTGCTGCGGGACGACGGGTTGATGTACGCCAGGCGGCTGCGGGACGCCGGCGTGGCGGTGACCAGCGACCACTACGAGGACGGGTTCCACGGCTGCATGGTGTTCGCCTTCCCCCCCGTGGCGTCCGCCGTCGGGCGGAGGAGCATCAACGGCTACGTCCGCTGGCTGGACCAGAACCTGTAG
- the LOC120814846 gene encoding uncharacterized protein LOC120814846 encodes MALNLETDLRGGLGLVVVVQPQIHLSHTWQRHMDICLSNRSSRSPINLAIIHSSSSSSSSSNNNNLAMLPSSSSSSSSNSNNNLDILRSSSSSSSSNNNLAIRASSSSSNNNHQAIRASNSNSNHQAIRASNSNSNHQAIRASNSNHRAILASSNSDEMANSNRPANSKRLAIPPRSPSKRLAIPPRSPSKRLAIPPRSPSKRLAIPPRSPSKRLAIPPRSPSKRLAIPPRSPSKRLAIPPRSPSNQNCPAMVLPMVLPMVRRCILYPPKLQQKKPRHSGCPYLPKLQHPQAHRHTWCPPLQQRPQAAKAPGYPLLQQQRPQAPMAPGYPLLQQQRPQAPMAPGYPLLQQQRPQAPMAPGYPLLQQQRPQAPMAPGYPLLQQQRPQAPMAPGYPPLQQRPQAPMAPGYPLLQQQQQRPQAPMAPGYPLLQQQQQRPQAPMAPGYPLLQQQRPQAPMVPGYPLLQQQQQQRPQAPMAPGYPLLQRPQAPKAPGYPLLQRRKQQWPLVPRPPGYPLLQWLLPLQQQASYFLAQVA; translated from the exons ATGGCTTTAAATCTGGAGACAGATCTTCGTGGAGGACTTGGCCTCGTGGTGGTGGTTCAACCTCAAATACATTTGAG CCACACATGGCAGAGACACATGGATATCTGCCTAAGCAACAGAAGCTCCAGATCTCCCATCAACCTAGCTAtcatccacagcagcagcagcagcagcagcagcagcaacaacaacaacttggcTATGttgcccagcagcagcagcagcagcagcagcaacagcaacaacaacttgGATATTcttcgcagcagcagcagcagcagcagcagcaacaacaacttgGCTATccgggccagcagcagcagcagcaacaacaaccaccaggCTATCCGGgccagcaacagcaacagcaaccacCAGGCTATCCGGgccagcaacagcaacagcaaccacCAGGCTATCCGGGCCAGCAACAGCAACCATCGGGCTATCCTGGCCAGCAGCAACAGCGACGAAATGGCCAACAGCAACCGCCCGGCCAACAGCAAGCGCCTCGCTATCCCGCCCCGGTCCCCCAGCAAGCGCCTCGCTATCCCGCCCCGGTCCCCCAGCAAGCGCCTCGCTATCCCGCCCCGGTCCCCCAGCAAGCGCCTCGCTATCCCGCCCCGGTCCCCCAGCAAGCGCCTCGCTATCCCGCCCCGGTCCCCCAGCAAGCGCCTCGCTATCCCGCCCCGGTCCCCCAGCAAGCGCCTCGCTATCCCGCCCCGGTCCCCCAGCAACCAAAACTGCCCTGCCATGGTGCTGCCCATGGTGCTGCCCATGGTGCGTCGGTGTATCCTCTACCCTCCCAAGCTCCAGCAGAAGAAACCCCGGCATTCTGGCTGTCCCTATTTGCCAAAGCTGCAGCATCCTCAGGCGCACCGCCACACTTGGTGTCCTCCCCTGCAGCAGCGGCCCCAGGCGGCCAAGGCTCCTGGCTAtcccctcctgcagcagcagcggccccAGGCGCCCATGGCTCCTGGCTatcctctcctgcagcagcagcggccccAGGCGCCCATGGCTCCTGGCTatcctctcctgcagcagcagcggccccAGGCGCCCATGGCTCCTGGCTatcctctcctgcagcagcagcggccccAGGCGCCCATGGCTCCTGGCTatcctctcctgcagcagcagcggccccAGGCGCCCATGGCTCCTGGCTATCCTCCCCTGCAGCAGCGGCCCCAGGCGCCCATGGCTCCTGGCTatcctctcctgcagcagcagcagcagcggccccAGGCGCCCATGGCTCCTGGCTatcctctcctgcagcagcagcagcagcggccccAGGCGCCCATGGCTCCTGGCTatcctctcctgcagcagcagcggccccAGGCGCCCATGGTTCCTGGCTatcctctcctgcagcagcagcagcagcagcggccccAGGCGCCCATGGCTCCTGGCTATCCTCTCCTGCAGCGGCCCCAGGCGCCAAAGGCTCCTGGCTATCCTCTCCTGCAACGGCGGAAGCAGCAATGGCCCCTGGTGCCCCGGCCTCCTGGCTATCCTCTCCTGCAGtggctgctgccgctgcagcagcaggctagCTACTTTCTGGCTCAGGTAGCCTAG
- the emc9 gene encoding ER membrane protein complex subunit 9 translates to MGEVELSCRAYVKMHLHACVFPRCSINGLLLSSGSAGGAVCVTDCVPLLHSHLPLAPISQLALTQVDAWCSQTQQRIVGYYQANACVSDSSPTPCALKIADKICEQFDNAVLLMLDGSKMSSDYRVPPIVMYERKDSRWTLKDKHTIMLRQWEETQAIAAQLLEAGDQSLLVDFDGHLDDITKDWTNQKLNNKIAELASPANGNI, encoded by the exons ATGGGCGAGGTGGAGCTGTCCTGCCGCGCCTACGTCAAGATGCACCTGCACGCCTGCGTCTTCCCGCGCTGCAGCATCAACGGGCTGCTGCTGTCCTCCGGCTCCGCGGGCGGCGCCGTGTGCGTCACGGACTGTGTGCCGCTGCTCCACTCCCACCTGCCGCTGGCTCCCATCAGCCAGCTGGCCCTCACGCAG GTGGACGCGTGGTGTTCACAGACAcagcaaaggattgtgggatACTATCAAGCCAACGCCTGCGTGTCAGACAGCAG CCCGACTCCGTGCGCGCTAAAGATAGCTGATAAGATTTGTGAGCAGTTTGACAACGCCGTGTTGTTAATG CTTGATGGCAGTAAGATGTCTTCAGACTACCGGGTTCCTCCCATCGTCATGTACGAGCGCAAAGATTCAAGGTGGACgctcaaagacaaacacac GATAATGCTGCGTCAGTGGGAGGAGACTCAGGCGATAGCCGCTcagctgctggaggccggcGACCAGTCGCTGTTGGTCGATTTCGACGGCCACTTGGACGACATAACGAAGGACTGGACCAACCAGAAACTGAACAACAAGATCGCCGAGCTCGCCTCTCCGGCCAACGGGAACATCTAG
- the LOC120814843 gene encoding E3 ubiquitin-protein ligase RNF31 — protein MSSGASGQMEELRRRSQSLLSSSGSAQDVKAEVQTMAGVLLPLSEKYRLLGAETMLRENTACSSTLEVLESLSRLVKALSILEKYGCNLTSPARPRYWRSVKHNNPVFRSTVDAVKGGRAVLFLYGYTSQQADGLSFPDDVSQPDAAHVAAVTLEVMTLRTEVDMLVKGTHPHPESFRDVVPFLVPPEELVPEVPEAPEVPEVVGVPSGDQQPGEEPRVPSPPPQPPLGSGGEPLRPSTGERPPIGDCSLCGAAPSLVCPSCDGQAFCDACDDLFHRHPSRDQHKRDQLQQPPPGICTICGTSAVHAQCSTCSQKLCENCDQLFHSHPDRRGHSRSLVAAPKASSPSLSPWQCARCTTVNATRAVLCATCERPRLAAAQETPPPVPPSPNTEWRCRSCTVVNQGSSILCEVCERPRLATRPPAAPLPTSPGTPPESGDKWMCQFCTYVNASPAVVCEMCNLGGSPPASLQQTPAGAKDQAASPPRPQPKARVDVEVKRQKMMRDDGLRLVQQIREAEKRGVSAEEVYAAIGMCGGSNTTSPCDWLTSELPHLLDEICAMAASVQVERDGEGAEPSAPVVKGDGAKLSRAEAKLAWLSAGGDTNKAVTQLLRDRQVKMKELHSLGFREASRCEEALRLSGGEVKGALSLLQRPLLEPFHQRIWTDQPEPPIDPQHPDKQRTCRRLLALYELPSWGRCELVLSLLQEPGVTFSLEDVVQAVKESHDKDFIKRLLINECPCCLSPFPRSKMQSLTSCQCSVCHECFRLHFTIAVRDKHIRDMVCPVCSEPDINDPQQLDSYFSTLDIQLRNCLQPDEYELFHKKLTEHALMKDPKFLWCCHCTSGFINDGDQLKVTCPSCHQSFCAQCKKPWEAQHQDLSCEQFQQWKRENDPEYQRQGLAGFLRDNSITCPSCRFQYALTKGGCMHFSCSQCRYQFCSGCNNPYHKTVCKAAQCICPGLHAHHPRDCLFYLRDWEPPRLQALLQRSGVDFNTDPSDGSQSEACCVMEQKDDKVESPCGLCTQPGQAGLCEKHYKEYLVSLINAHSLDPAPLYEASEVIRACERYLVDTQRGGDEDEDVFLARLLKSASVRRKRERGVMAAGRTRSTRRLRSWIVEQVSSGKYPGLVWDDDPRTMFRIPWKHAGKQDFRRDQDAAIFKAWAEFKGKPTAGGQHSPASWKTRLRCALNKSPEFTEVTERAQLDISEPYKVYRLVPVSEQGLVVPEKKPRAKAPKRPMRRRRSRRRSIRRSSSESESSDVEVKQIKTEEVPSQPGVEEVLQWRDAPVPMEEPAQAPAPSDGTAGRLSPSAAVNELQLDVRIEESVDAPVGGQDSFSVAVHYSGVEVLRRQIHNDDVRITYLPPSHAPPTPAVTKDRFPRVQLPEPPAGLAAGPQRQALLTLLPFMEKGVVLTATQQGVYGRRLCQGRVFWTGPHAAAGLRKMERNAEPAMLFSKDAFRQQLDAFRSNGGAPPRCGVTLCFGEELSDGEDPTGKLIIVQVGFPWAEQQLLNARSFCESIDILQALASESPLGEITLNLVTVPPDACGFA, from the exons ATGAGCAGCGGCGCGTCGGggcagatggaggagctgaggaggaggtcccagtcgctcctctcctcctcgggtTCGGCCCAGGACGTGAAGGCCGAGGTCCAGACCATGGCCGGcgtcctcctgcccctctctgaGAAGTACCGCCTCCTGGGGGCGGAGACCATGTTGAGGGAGAACACGGCGTGCAGCAGCACACTGGAG GTCCTGGAATCCTTGAGCAGACTGGTCAAGGCCTTGAGCATCCTGGAGAAGTACGGCTGTAACCTGACGAGTCCCGCCCGGCCCAGATACTGGAGGAGCGTCAAGCACAACAACCCCGTCTTCAGGAGCACCGTGGACGCCGTGAAG ggaGGCCGGGCCGTCCTGTTCCTGTACGGGTACACCAGCCAGCAGGCGGATGGCCTCAGCTTCCCCGACGACGTCAGCCAGCCGGACGCGGCGCACGTGGCGGCGGTGACGCTGGAGGTCATGACCTTGCGCACGGAGGTGGACATGCTGGTGAAG GGAACCCATCCTCACCCGGAGAGCTTCAGAGACGTCGTCCCCTTCCTCGTCCCGCCG gaggagctggtgccGGAGGTGCCGGAGGCGCCGGAGGTGCCGGAGGTCGTCGGCGTCCCGAGTGGAGACCAGCAGCCGGGGGAAGAACCCAGGGTCCCGTCTccaccccctcagccccccctgGGCTCTGGAGGAGAACCCCTGAGACCCTCGACAGGTGAGCGCCCCCCCATAGGGGACTGTAGTCTGTGCGGCGCCGCCCCGTCGCTGGTCTGCCCGTCATGTGACGGTCAAGCTTTCTGCGACGCCTGCGACGACCTCTTCCACCGACACCCCTCCAGGGACCAGCACAAGAGGgaccagctgcagcagccccccccag GAATCTGCACCATCTGCGGGACCTCGGCCGTGCACGCCCAGTGCTCCACCTGCAGCCAGAAGCTGTGTGAGAACTGTGACCAGCTCTTCCACTCGCACCCCGACCGCCGGGGGCACAGCCGGAGCCTCGTGGCAGCCCCCAAAGCCTCCAG cccctccctctccccgtgGCAGTGCGCCCGCTGCACCACGGTCAACGCCACGCGGGCCGTCCTCTGCGCCACCTGCGAGCGCCCGCGACTCGCCGCCGCGCAGGAGACCCCGCCCCCCGTGCCCCCGTCTCCCAACACGG agtgGCGCTGCAGGAGCTGCACGGTGGTGAACCAGGGCAGCAGCATCCTCTGTGAGGTGTGTGAGCGTCcccgtctggccacccgcccccccgccgctccGCTGCCAACCAGCCCGGGAACGCCGCCCGAGTCCGGAGACAAG tggATGTGCCAGTTCTGCACCTACGTGAACGCCAGCCCCGCCGTGGTGTGCGAGATGTGCAACCTCGGCGGGTCCCCCCCGGCGTCCCTGCAGCAGACCCCGGCCGGCGCCAAGGACCAAGCGGCGTCGCCCCCGAGGCCCCAGCCGAAGGCCCGGGTGGACGTGGAGGTGAAGAGGCAGAAGATGATGAGGGACGACGGCCTGCGCCTCGTCCAGCAGATCAGA GAAGCGGAGAAGCGCGGCGTCAGCGCCGAGGAGGTGTACGCCGCCATCGGCATGTGCGGCGGCAGCAACACCACGAgcccctgtgattggctgacgtCGGAGCTGCCTCACCTGCTGGACGAAATCTGCGCCATGGCAGCTTCCGTCCAGGTGGAGAGAGAcggcgagggggcggagccGAGCGCTCCCGTTGTCAAGGGCGACGGCGCCAAGCTCTCCAGAGCCGAGGCCAAGCTGGCCTGGTTGTCGGCGGGAGGAGACACCAACAAGGCCGTGACGCAGctgctgagagacagacaggtcaaG ATGAAGGAGCTCCACTCTCTGGGCTTCAGGGAGGCGTCTCGCTGCGAGGAGGCGCTGAGGCTGAGCGGCGGCGAGGTGAAGGGGGctttgtctctgctgcagcgccccctgctggagcccTTCCACCAGCGGATCTGGACCGACCAGCCGGAGCCGCCGATCGACCCCCAGCACCCGGACAAACAG AGGACATGCAGGCGTCTGCTGGCGCTCTACGAGCTGCCCAGCTGGGGGCGCTGCGAGCTGGTCCTCTCGCTGCTGCAGGAGCCGGGCGTCACCTTCTCGCTGGAGGACGTGGTGCAGGCCGTGAAGGAGTCGCACGACAAGGACTTCATCAAGCGCCTCCTCATCAACGAGTGCCCCTGCTGCCTGAGCCCCTTCCCCCGCAGCAAG atgCAGTCCCTGACCTCCTGCCAGTGCTCCGTGTGCCACGAGTGCTTCAGGCTCCACTTCACCATCGCCGTGCGGGACAAACACATCCGGGACATGGTGTGTCCCGTCTGCAGCGAGCCGGACATCAACGACCCGCAGCAGCTGGACAGCTACTTCTCCACGCTGGACATCCAG CTGCGTAACTGTCTTCAGCCGGACGAGTACGAGCTGTTTCACAAGAAGCTGACGGAGCACGCGCTGATGAAGGACCCCAAGTTCCTGTGGTGCTGCCAC TGCACCTCAGGCTTCATCAACGACGGCGACCAGCTGAAGGTCACCTGCCCGTCTTGCCACCAGAGCTTCTGCGCTCAGTGCAAGAAGCCT tgggaGGCGCAGCACCAGGATCTGTCCTGTGAGCAGTTCCAGCAGTGGAAGAGGGAGAACGACCCGGAGTACCAGAGGCAGGGCCTGGCCGGCTTCCTCCGGGACAACAGCATCa cctgTCCGTCCTGCAGGTTCCAGTACGCGCTCACCAAAGGCGGCTGCATGCACTTCAGCTGCTCGCAGTGCCGCTACCAGTTCTGCAGCGGCTGCAACAACCCGTACCACAAG ACGGTCTGTAAGGCGGCGCAGTGCATCTGCCCCGGGCTGCATGCTCATCACCCGCGGGACTGCCTCTTCTACCTCAGGGACTGGGAGCCCCCCCGCCTACAGGCTCTGCTGCAg AGGAGCGGCGTGGACTTCAACACGGATCCTTCTGACGGATCTCAGTCCG AGGCTTGCTGTGTGATGGAGCAGAAGGACGATAAGGTGGAGTCTCCGTGTGGCCTCTGCACGCAGCCGGGACAGGCCGGCCTCTGCGA GAAGCACTACAAGGAGTACCTGGTGAGCCTCATCAACGCCCACTCCCTGGACCCCGCCCCCCTCTACGAGGCCAGCGAGGTCATCAGGGCCTGCGAGCGCTACCTGGTGGACacgcagagggggggggacgaggacgaggacgtctTCCTCGCTCGACTCCTCAAG TCCGCTTCAGTCCGGAGGAAACGAGAGCGAG GCGTCATGGCAGCGGGGAGAACGAGGTCCACGCGCAGACTGCGCTCGTGGATCGTCGAACag GTGAGCAGTGGGAAGTACCCCGGTCTGGTTTGGGACGACGACCCCAGAACCATGTTCCGCATCCCGTGGAAACACGCCGGGAAGCAGGACTTCAGGAGGGACCAGGACGCCGCCATCTTCAAG GCGTGGGCGGAGTTCAAGGGCAAGCCGACGGCCGGCGGCCAGCACAGCCCCGCCTCCTGGAAGACACGCCTCCGCTGCGCCCTCAACAAGAGCCCCGAGTTCACCGAGGTGACGGAGCGGGCGCAGCTGGACATCTCCGAGCCGTACAAGGTGTACCGGCTGGTGCCCGTCAGCgagcagg GCCTCGTGGTTCCTGAGAAGAAACCCAGAGCGAAGGCCCCCAAGAggccgatgaggaggaggaggagcaggaggaggagcatcaggaggagcagcagcgaaTCGGAGAGCAGCGACGTGGAGGTGAAGCAGATAAAGACGGAGGAGGTCCCCTCACAGCCG GGTGTCGAGGAGGTTCTGCAGTGGCGGGACGCCCCCGTGCCGATGGAAGAGCCCGCTCAGGCCCCCGCGCCCTCGGACG GGACAGCCGGCCGcctctccccgtctgcagcggtCAACGAGCTGCAGCTCGACGTGCGCATCGAGGAGAGCGTCGACGCTCCGGTGGGAG GTCAGGACTCCTTCAGCGTGGCGGTTCACTATTCAGGCGTCGAGGTCCTCCGGCGTCAGATCCACAACGACGACGTCCGCATCACGTACCTGCCCCCCTCCCACGCCCCGCCCACGCCGGCCGTCACCAAGGACCGCTTCCCCCGCGTCCAGCTGCCGGAGCCCCCGGCGGGCCTGGCGGCGGGCCCCCAGCGCCAGGCGCTGCTCACGCTGCTGCCCTTCATGGAGAAGGGGGTGGTGCTGACCGCCACGCAGCAGGGCGTCTACGGCAGGCGCCTCTGCCAGGGGCGGGTCTTCTGGACGGGGCCGCACGCCGCCGCGGGGCTTCGCAAGATGGAGAGGAACGCCGAGCCGGCGATGCTCTTCAGCAAAGACGCCTTCAGGCAAC AACTTGACGCGTTCCGCTCCAACGGCGGCGCCCCCCCGCGGTGCGGCGTCACTCTGTGCTTCGGGGAGGAGTTGAGTGACGGCGAAGACCCGACGGGGAAACTCATCATAGTTCAG GTGGGCTTCCCGTGggcggagcagcagctgctcaACGCGCGCTCCTTCTGCGAGTCCATCGACATCCTGCAGGCGCTCGCCAGCGAGTCTCCGCTGGGGGAAATCACGCTGAACCTGGTCACCGTCCCTCCGGACGCCTGCGGGTTCGCCTGA
- the psme2 gene encoding proteasome activator complex subunit 2, translating to MSKNSSLKMSRANAAKVESFQQSLNHEAETLFSSYIPQRIAQLDALLKDPAFSVTDMSSLKAPLDIPIPEPPCTDEEEMETDKSGDDEKKKKKAPKCGYIEGNEKILVLLEKVKPEIVALRETIITVSSWIQHLIPKIEDGNDFGVAVQEKILERIGAVRTKVEAFQTNINKYFSERGDAVGKASKETHVMDYRSLVHEKDQSIYHEVRVVVLDIRGFHAELYDIVSKNLDKVTNPKGEEKPPMY from the exons ATGTCGAAGAACTCCAGCCTGAAGATGAGCCGAGCGAACGCTGCGAAG GTGGAGAGCTTCCAGCAGAGCCTGAACCATGAG GCAGAGACCCTGTTCTCCAGCTACATCCCCCAGAGGATCGCCCAGCTGGACGCTCTGCTGAAG gACCCGGCGTTCAGCGTCACGGACATGTCCTCCCTCAAGGCTCCTCTGGACATCCCCATCCCGGAGCCTCCCTGCACAGATGAGGAG GAAATGGAGACGGACAAGAGCGGCGatgatgagaagaaaaagaagaaag ctcctAAGTGTGGCTACATCGAGGGCAACGAGAAGATCCTGGTGCTGCTGGAGAAGGTGAAGCCGGAGATCGTCGCCCTGAGGGAGACCATCATCACC GTCTCCAGCTGGATTCAGCACCTCATCCCCAAGATAGAAGATGGGAATGACTTTGGGGTCGCCGTCCAG GAGAAGATCCTGGAGCGGATCGGTGCGGTGAGGACCAAGGTGGAAGCTTTTCAGACCAACATCAACAA GTACTTCTCAGAGAGGGGAGATGCTGTTGGAAAAGCCTCCAAGGAGACTCATGTG ATGGACTACCGCTCGCTGGTCCACGAGAAGGACCAGTCTATCTACCACGAGGTTAGAGTCGTGGTTCTCGACATCCGCGGCTTCCAC GCCGAGCTGTACGACATCGTCAGCAAGAATCTGGATAAGGTGACCAATCcgaaaggagaagagaaaccTCCCATGTACTGA